The Gammaproteobacteria bacterium genome window below encodes:
- a CDS encoding CoA-binding protein, which produces MDKQTEIIYSLPSDAELIALFTRVKSIAVIGLSPKADRPSHRVAKHMQEFGFDIIPVRPAVKEVLGVKAYTSLLEIPFEVDLVNVFRAPKFIAGVTEQCIDKKVSALWLQEGVIDIESANQACKENIFTVMDKCIYKEYVRLMK; this is translated from the coding sequence ATGGACAAGCAAACTGAAATAATTTACAGCTTACCCAGCGATGCAGAATTAATCGCATTGTTTACGCGTGTTAAAAGCATTGCGGTAATAGGGTTATCACCGAAAGCAGATCGACCTAGCCATCGAGTAGCTAAACATATGCAAGAGTTTGGTTTTGATATCATACCGGTGCGGCCAGCAGTGAAAGAAGTGCTAGGTGTAAAGGCTTATACTTCTTTGCTAGAAATTCCATTCGAAGTGGATTTAGTGAATGTATTTCGAGCACCAAAGTTTATAGCAGGTGTTACTGAACAATGTATAGACAAAAAAGTTAGCGCATTGTGGTTACAAGAAGGTGTAATTGATATAGAAAGCGCTAATCAAGCATGTAAAGAAAACATCTTTACGGTTATGGATAAGTGTATTTACAAAGAGTATGTTCGTTTAATGAAGTAA
- a CDS encoding methyltransferase domain-containing protein → MDRVPEPELMNDPEQVHAYSSADFEVAHQSIIENFSQIFPDDPSQNVLDLGCGSGDVTVRFAHQFPNCKIDAVDGAEEMLKQATLLIEQESLSERITLHHQQLPNCTFENESFDVIISNSLLHHLHEPQHLWSIIKQLATNETKIYVCDLFRPDTAQEASELVDQYANKEPEILRKDFYNSLLAAFTPDEVRTQIDNAKLDSLNIDVVSDRHMLIYGYL, encoded by the coding sequence ATGGATAGAGTGCCTGAACCGGAATTGATGAATGACCCAGAGCAAGTGCACGCCTATTCAAGTGCAGATTTTGAGGTTGCGCATCAATCTATAATCGAAAACTTCAGCCAAATCTTTCCAGATGATCCATCGCAAAATGTACTTGATCTAGGTTGCGGTTCGGGTGATGTTACGGTGCGTTTTGCGCATCAATTTCCCAACTGCAAAATTGATGCCGTCGATGGCGCAGAAGAAATGCTCAAACAAGCAACACTTTTAATTGAGCAAGAATCGTTATCAGAGCGAATAACGCTGCATCATCAACAATTACCAAATTGCACTTTTGAAAACGAATCGTTCGATGTAATTATTTCCAACAGCTTATTACATCACTTACATGAACCGCAACACTTATGGTCAATCATTAAGCAGTTAGCTACTAATGAAACAAAAATTTATGTATGTGATTTGTTTCGTCCTGATACAGCACAAGAAGCAAGTGAATTAGTTGATCAATATGCGAACAAGGAACCAGAAATTTTACGCAAAGATTTTTATAACTCTTTATTAGCAGCCTTTACGCCGGATGAGGTGCGCACACAGATTGATAATGCGAAATTAGATAGCTTGAACATAGATGTCGTTAGCGACCGGCATATGCTTATTTACGGATACTTATAG
- a CDS encoding carboxylesterase, translating into MPLSTIQIETQNDPDCAVIWLHGLGANGHDFEPIVGELNLPTSIRARFIFPHAPVQAVSLNNGMQMPAWYDIYGLNKDSEEDVDGIKKISEEIKLLIQQEMDDGIVANKIVLAGFSQGGALTLYTGLSHSHRLGGLLALSCYLPIREQLESYAKETQRDLPIFMAHGSYDDVVPLAFATLAKELLEAQNFKINWNDYPCAHTVCAEEIQDIRNFLIKCWK; encoded by the coding sequence ATGCCTCTTTCCACTATTCAAATCGAAACTCAAAATGATCCTGATTGCGCAGTAATTTGGCTACATGGTTTAGGTGCAAATGGCCATGATTTTGAACCCATTGTTGGCGAGCTCAATTTGCCCACCTCTATTCGAGCAAGATTTATCTTCCCTCATGCACCGGTACAAGCAGTGAGCTTAAACAACGGAATGCAGATGCCGGCCTGGTATGACATTTATGGTCTAAACAAGGATAGCGAGGAAGATGTAGATGGGATTAAAAAGATAAGTGAAGAAATTAAGCTACTGATACAGCAAGAGATGGACGATGGTATTGTCGCAAACAAGATTGTCTTAGCGGGCTTTTCACAAGGTGGCGCGCTGACTTTATATACCGGCCTAAGTCATTCTCATCGATTAGGAGGACTGCTCGCTTTATCTTGCTATTTACCCATACGCGAACAACTGGAAAGTTATGCCAAAGAAACACAACGTGATCTACCGATCTTTATGGCGCATGGGAGTTATGATGATGTAGTGCCCCTCGCCTTTGCGACCTTAGCTAAAGAATTGCTTGAAGCACAAAACTTTAAGATTAATTGGAATGACTATCCATGTGCGCATACGGTTTGCGCGGAAGAGATTCAGGATATACGCAACTTTCTTATAAAGTGCTGGAAATAA
- the lysA gene encoding diaminopimelate decarboxylase, giving the protein MNAFEYKNNLLHAEDVSLQELADVYGTPCYVYSKAAIEANYRAYENALSPWPSRICYAVKANSNLAVLSLLAKLGAGFDIVSIGELERVIRAGGDVKKVVFSGVAKRSDEIRRALVMGIDCFNIESTAELQRLDAITSEMDIHAHVSLRVNPDVDATTHPYISTGLIENKFGVDINDALEIYQHIATCSHLEAVGVDCHIGSQLLDLSPFQSCFEKIFKLVDQLSDVGIQLKHIDVGGGLGIRYEDSEQPPTMQQYAGVLAPFMEARKKKTEVEIFVEPGRSIVGDAGVLLTRVEHLKNTSDKNFALVDAAMNDLMRPSLYTAWHDIASVEQTDGKTTRYDVVGPVCETGDFLGKDRALDIQEGSLLAVHAVGAYGFVMSSNYNTRLRAAEILVDGDEAYLIRMRETFDQILANEIIPDN; this is encoded by the coding sequence ATGAACGCATTTGAATACAAAAATAACCTTCTTCACGCAGAAGATGTAAGTCTACAAGAGCTGGCAGATGTCTACGGCACACCTTGCTATGTGTATTCAAAAGCAGCCATTGAAGCTAATTATCGTGCGTATGAAAATGCGTTAAGCCCATGGCCATCACGTATTTGTTATGCGGTGAAAGCTAATTCCAATCTAGCGGTATTAAGTCTGCTAGCAAAATTAGGCGCAGGCTTCGATATTGTTTCCATTGGTGAGCTTGAACGTGTGATTCGTGCGGGTGGTGATGTTAAGAAAGTTGTTTTTTCGGGTGTAGCAAAGCGTTCAGATGAAATTCGACGTGCATTGGTAATGGGGATTGATTGTTTCAATATTGAGTCTACTGCTGAGTTGCAACGTCTGGATGCCATCACAAGTGAAATGGATATACATGCGCATGTATCTTTGCGGGTGAACCCAGATGTGGATGCTACAACGCACCCTTATATATCTACCGGCTTAATAGAAAATAAATTTGGTGTTGATATTAATGACGCATTGGAAATTTATCAGCACATCGCAACGTGCAGCCACTTAGAAGCGGTAGGCGTGGATTGCCATATTGGCTCACAGTTATTAGATTTAAGTCCTTTTCAGTCTTGTTTTGAAAAAATATTCAAGCTGGTGGATCAATTGTCAGATGTAGGTATACAACTAAAGCATATTGATGTGGGTGGTGGTTTAGGTATTCGTTATGAAGATTCAGAACAACCTCCGACTATGCAGCAATATGCAGGAGTGCTGGCCCCCTTTATGGAAGCCAGAAAGAAAAAAACAGAGGTAGAGATATTTGTCGAGCCTGGTCGTTCCATTGTTGGAGATGCTGGAGTACTTCTCACACGCGTTGAACATCTAAAGAATACCAGTGATAAAAATTTTGCACTGGTAGATGCCGCAATGAATGACTTGATGCGTCCTTCTTTGTATACAGCATGGCATGATATCGCCTCGGTAGAACAAACTGATGGCAAAACCACTCGCTATGATGTGGTCGGTCCAGTATGTGAAACCGGAGATTTTCTAGGTAAAGATCGAGCGTTAGATATTCAAGAAGGCAGCTTGCTTGCCGTACATGCGGTAGGAGCCTATGGATTCGTAATGTCGAGCAACTACAACACCCGTCTGCGTGCAGCAGAAATTTTGGTGGATGGAGATGAAGCCTATTTAATTCGCATGCGCGAAACGTTTGACCAGATACTAGCTAACGAAATCATTCCAGATAACTAG